Proteins from a genomic interval of Paenibacillus sp. FSL H8-0048:
- a CDS encoding type IA DNA topoisomerase, with translation MKTLIIAEKPDMGRNIAAAIEPKAKNYRSYLEGEQYIITWAIGHLIGLAEPEAYDNKYKKWNINDLPIIPEEFKLLPNARTMDQLKVIGELAKRSDLLVNSCDAGREGQHIFSLIQRYLELNQPVKRLWISDLTPETIRKGFQELKDGSEYENLTKAARARSEADWLIGMNGSRAFTTKHNVLLSVGRVQTPVLALIYDRQKTIEAFSSLKFFEVEGHFTQNEQTYKGMWQGDRLTDGAKAEALAAKVKGKPARIILYEVKETKEYPNKLYDLTLLQREANGKYAFSAKKTLDIAQALYEKHKVISYPRTNSNYVTEQNIPEMHKTLSSLQGTQYDDWVKGANRNLVHKGNKFICNPSKVEDHHAILPTNRKANGLSADEAKLYDLIVRRFLSQFYPAAEYKVHTVMTEVEGEKFKTTVKELLSLGWKVIYADQKKDKSRPSKGKGKEDEEEEELEVNEPFSVQAEGEVICSDAVVKEKDTQPPKHYTEGTLLKAMESAGKQIEDEELRDAMKDSGLGTPATRAATIERLKNVGYVEMQGKKIAITQKGRTAVELIRGAGVELLTSPEMTGQWERRLNEIARGTAADGQFMENVKRFAAMIVDKVRVQSRAAKTSFEGDTPSLNSGGKGRSPAAAPRKAAESKAAGRTSAAAGPRRAASDAAGKNVDTGPKVIGSCPRPGCGGMIFMGRKGYGCSHYKEGCGFVIWKENHGRTLTDTQVKALIEKGRTGKLKLTGEDGAPLEGKLVLQNMDTGQLAVE, from the coding sequence TTGAAGACACTCATTATTGCGGAGAAACCGGACATGGGGCGGAATATCGCCGCCGCAATAGAACCGAAGGCCAAAAACTACCGTTCCTATCTGGAAGGGGAGCAGTACATCATCACCTGGGCGATTGGGCATCTGATTGGCCTGGCAGAGCCCGAAGCCTACGACAATAAATATAAAAAGTGGAACATTAACGATCTGCCGATTATCCCCGAGGAGTTCAAGCTGCTGCCTAATGCACGCACTATGGATCAGCTGAAGGTGATCGGGGAGCTGGCGAAGCGCAGCGATCTGCTGGTGAACTCCTGCGATGCCGGGCGTGAGGGCCAGCATATTTTCTCGCTGATTCAGCGTTACCTGGAGCTTAACCAGCCGGTGAAGCGGCTGTGGATCTCCGATCTGACGCCGGAGACGATCCGCAAGGGCTTCCAGGAGCTGAAGGACGGGTCAGAATACGAGAATCTGACCAAAGCGGCCCGGGCGCGCAGCGAGGCGGACTGGCTGATCGGGATGAACGGCTCGCGCGCTTTTACGACCAAGCATAATGTGCTGCTCTCTGTAGGCCGGGTGCAGACCCCGGTGCTTGCGCTGATCTATGACCGTCAGAAGACCATTGAAGCATTCTCCTCGCTGAAGTTCTTTGAGGTGGAGGGCCATTTCACCCAGAATGAGCAGACGTATAAGGGAATGTGGCAGGGCGACCGGTTAACGGATGGTGCGAAGGCAGAGGCGCTTGCGGCCAAGGTCAAAGGCAAGCCCGCCCGGATTATTCTCTATGAGGTCAAAGAAACCAAGGAATATCCGAACAAGCTGTACGATCTGACCCTGCTGCAGCGTGAGGCGAACGGGAAATATGCCTTCTCCGCCAAAAAAACACTGGATATCGCCCAGGCGCTGTATGAGAAGCATAAGGTAATTTCGTATCCGCGTACCAACTCCAACTATGTCACGGAGCAGAATATTCCTGAAATGCATAAGACGCTGTCGTCCCTTCAGGGCACGCAGTACGACGATTGGGTGAAGGGTGCGAACCGTAACCTGGTTCATAAAGGCAACAAATTCATCTGTAATCCATCCAAGGTCGAGGATCACCATGCGATTCTGCCGACGAACCGCAAGGCGAACGGGTTGAGCGCGGACGAGGCCAAGCTGTACGATCTGATCGTGCGCCGTTTCTTGTCCCAGTTCTATCCGGCTGCGGAATATAAGGTGCATACAGTCATGACCGAAGTGGAAGGCGAGAAGTTCAAGACTACAGTCAAGGAGCTGCTCAGCCTCGGCTGGAAGGTGATCTACGCTGACCAGAAGAAGGACAAGTCCAGACCGTCCAAGGGCAAAGGCAAGGAGGACGAGGAGGAAGAAGAGCTTGAGGTGAACGAGCCGTTCTCGGTTCAAGCAGAGGGGGAAGTGATCTGCAGCGATGCGGTTGTGAAGGAGAAGGATACCCAGCCTCCGAAGCATTACACCGAAGGAACCTTGCTGAAGGCCATGGAGAGTGCAGGCAAGCAGATTGAGGATGAAGAGCTGCGCGATGCCATGAAGGACTCGGGGCTGGGCACTCCGGCGACCCGGGCAGCTACGATTGAACGGCTGAAGAATGTCGGCTATGTGGAGATGCAGGGGAAAAAGATCGCCATCACCCAAAAGGGGCGGACGGCGGTTGAGCTGATCCGCGGGGCAGGCGTGGAACTGCTGACCTCCCCGGAAATGACCGGGCAGTGGGAGCGCCGTCTCAATGAAATTGCCCGCGGCACCGCAGCGGACGGACAATTTATGGAGAACGTCAAGCGGTTCGCTGCGATGATTGTGGACAAGGTGCGCGTGCAGTCGCGTGCCGCGAAGACCTCCTTCGAAGGGGATACCCCTTCGCTGAACAGCGGCGGCAAGGGCCGCAGTCCGGCTGCTGCACCGCGCAAGGCCGCTGAATCCAAGGCAGCCGGGCGTACGTCCGCAGCAGCTGGGCCGCGCCGCGCGGCGTCGGACGCAGCCGGGAAGAACGTGGATACCGGGCCGAAGGTCATCGGCTCCTGCCCGCGTCCCGGCTGCGGCGGTATGATCTTCATGGGCCGCAAGGGCTACGGCTGCTCCCATTATAAGGAGGGCTGCGGCTTCGTGATCTGGAAGGAGAATCACGGACGTACGCTCACCGACACCCAGGTGAAGGCCCTGATTGAGAAAGGCCGGACCGGAAAGCTGAAGCTGACCGGTGAGGACGGCGCGCCGCTTGAAGGCAAGCTGGTGCTGCAGAATATGGATACCGGCCAGCTGGCCGTGGAATAA
- a CDS encoding DsbA family protein: MNNKANRSRNTPSHGRLLPMLLAVIAVLLIALLAFFLTQDKSSGTETLDNLPNYTDVKGKIVVDGLKYEKQPHLGSGDAKVKVIEFADFKCPACKSWTASYLDTFIKDYVDSGKVQFYFMNFAFIDRDSYLAASAGEAIYQQNNEKFWEYLHKLYENQGDESKIWATQKFITKFVKDNITGIDQERFEQDLKNHTYMYDVKEDFKIAGAYGVNGTPKFMVNGILLPDSSYEGLSAAIEAALSEAN; this comes from the coding sequence ATGAATAATAAAGCTAACCGTTCCAGAAACACACCAAGTCACGGGCGTCTGCTCCCTATGCTGCTTGCAGTGATTGCCGTGCTGCTGATCGCCCTTCTTGCCTTCTTCCTTACACAGGACAAATCGTCCGGCACCGAGACGCTCGATAATCTCCCTAACTACACCGATGTGAAGGGCAAGATCGTGGTGGACGGGCTTAAATACGAGAAGCAGCCGCATTTGGGCAGCGGAGACGCCAAGGTGAAAGTGATCGAATTCGCCGATTTCAAATGCCCTGCCTGCAAAAGTTGGACCGCCTCCTACCTCGATACGTTCATCAAGGACTACGTAGACAGCGGGAAAGTCCAGTTCTACTTCATGAACTTCGCCTTCATTGACCGGGATTCTTACCTGGCCGCCAGTGCCGGAGAAGCTATCTATCAGCAGAATAACGAGAAGTTCTGGGAGTATCTCCACAAGCTCTACGAGAACCAGGGTGACGAGAGCAAGATCTGGGCAACCCAGAAGTTTATCACTAAGTTCGTGAAGGACAATATTACAGGAATTGACCAGGAGCGGTTCGAGCAGGATCTGAAGAACCATACGTATATGTACGATGTCAAAGAGGATTTCAAAATCGCCGGAGCCTACGGCGTCAACGGCACACCAAAGTTCATGGTGAACGGCATCCTGCTGCCGGATTCCTCCTATGAAGGCTTAAGCGCCGCTATTGAAGCAGCCTTAAGCGAAGCTAATTAA
- a CDS encoding HAD family hydrolase: MKYLTQQVIFDLDDTLVHCNKYFDLILGQYFELMSDWFSDYQPTIGELRTKQVEIDVETVSTSGLASDNFPKSLIATYHYFCSKYNRKPDAFEERQLMKLGMSVYDQEVEAYPGMVETLDTLKQEGHSLYLYTGGDDTIQQRKIAQMKLDAYFDDRIYIRQHKNVEALEKILTTYPFDRKITWMIGNSLRTDVLPALTAGINSIYLKQPNEWLYNLIELEREMQQSVLTISAIHEVPPVIRTAALREHHG; this comes from the coding sequence ATGAAGTATTTGACCCAACAAGTGATCTTTGATCTTGACGATACCCTGGTGCATTGCAATAAGTATTTTGACCTCATTCTTGGCCAGTATTTCGAGCTGATGTCAGACTGGTTCAGCGATTATCAGCCCACCATCGGCGAACTGCGCACTAAGCAGGTAGAGATCGATGTCGAGACCGTTAGCACAAGCGGCCTGGCCAGCGACAATTTCCCGAAATCACTGATTGCCACCTACCATTATTTCTGCAGCAAATATAACCGCAAGCCGGACGCGTTCGAGGAGCGGCAGCTGATGAAGCTGGGGATGAGCGTGTACGACCAGGAGGTGGAAGCTTATCCCGGCATGGTGGAGACGCTGGATACCCTCAAGCAGGAGGGCCATTCCCTCTATCTCTATACCGGCGGCGACGACACCATCCAGCAGCGCAAAATCGCCCAAATGAAGCTGGACGCCTATTTCGATGACCGCATCTATATCCGCCAGCACAAAAATGTGGAGGCGCTTGAGAAGATCCTGACCACTTACCCGTTCGACCGCAAAATCACATGGATGATCGGCAACTCCCTGCGTACAGATGTACTGCCCGCGCTGACTGCCGGGATCAACAGCATCTATCTGAAGCAGCCGAATGAGTGGCTCTACAATCTGATTGAGCTGGAACGGGAGATGCAGCAGTCTGTCCTGACCATCTCTGCCATTCACGAGGTACCTCCGGTGATCCGCACCGCTGCGCTGCGGGAGCATCACGGCTGA
- a CDS encoding ArsR/SmtB family transcription factor encodes MKYELSIDVSPVYELLDSFMLYVTKKWTSNLDIGTDWIRDVDGRFTTAQLAALKQAAEWPFEDYDVLYAWAYSRGEASKVLQFLAELENSSLEDCLRRTEPFFHNFTAGECARIKNGYTPLLRIWYEHYFRHVEHTLLPLLIEDASEKKMLESKMDMVPLIEYASGGIVIEDIPGLKTIVLLPTVHNRPINTYCFFKNLMLVQYPVDVPSDNEEEPPTVLLRLTQALSDPTRLRLLRFVANEPKTLWEMQSELNLSREMLMHHLLSLRVAGLLRVHLRGEGTERYSIRPDGASELQMFLESYIRI; translated from the coding sequence ATGAAGTATGAACTGAGCATTGATGTTTCCCCCGTATACGAACTGCTGGACAGTTTCATGTTATATGTAACCAAGAAATGGACCTCCAACCTGGACATCGGCACCGACTGGATCAGGGATGTGGACGGCCGCTTCACCACCGCGCAGCTTGCTGCACTGAAGCAGGCCGCCGAATGGCCGTTCGAAGATTATGATGTACTCTACGCCTGGGCCTACAGCCGGGGCGAGGCCTCCAAGGTGCTGCAGTTCCTGGCTGAGCTGGAGAACTCTTCACTTGAGGATTGCCTCCGGCGGACCGAGCCGTTCTTCCATAACTTCACGGCCGGGGAATGCGCGCGGATCAAGAACGGATATACGCCCCTTTTGCGGATATGGTATGAGCATTATTTCCGCCATGTGGAGCATACCCTGCTGCCGCTGCTGATTGAAGACGCTTCTGAGAAAAAAATGCTGGAGAGCAAAATGGACATGGTCCCGCTGATCGAATATGCTTCCGGCGGAATTGTCATTGAAGACATTCCCGGGCTGAAGACGATCGTGCTGCTGCCTACCGTGCATAACCGGCCGATCAATACGTATTGCTTCTTCAAAAATCTGATGCTGGTGCAATATCCGGTAGATGTCCCTTCAGACAATGAGGAGGAGCCGCCCACAGTCCTGCTTCGTTTAACACAGGCTCTCTCTGACCCAACCCGGCTGAGACTGCTGCGCTTCGTGGCCAATGAACCGAAGACGCTGTGGGAGATGCAGTCCGAGCTGAATCTGTCCCGGGAGATGCTGATGCATCATCTGCTTAGTCTGCGGGTCGCAGGGCTGCTGCGGGTCCATCTGCGCGGTGAAGGCACCGAACGCTACAGTATACGCCCTGACGGGGCCTCGGAGCTCCAGATGTTTCTGGAGTCTTACATCCGAATCTAA
- a CDS encoding MFS transporter: protein MPHGQSGRMNYSILIAVIILAGLSQGMLLPVLSILLEQEGVSSSLNGLNAAALYVGSFAMTLIAERVLGAIGFKKLIAAGLALVLVSLLLFPLLTGVKIWFVLRVLVGIGDSAVNYAAQLWVLLMTPAEHRGRNLSLYGMSYGLGFSLGPLGISLLRFGQSAPFLITALLFVIVLLIVGFKLPDSRPEAMDHREGQASRFGRSYRLAWYALIPALLYGYMEASLNSSFPVYGLRTGFSADQIAALLPFAGIGGLLLQLPLGIWSDRFGRKAILIAAGTGGGLAFTLLPLTGDHFLLTLLVLMVAGGLVGSFFSLGLSYAADILPRKLLPAANVVASFHYSLGSIAGPGIGGLLLQFGWGGSVFAVMGGLYIVFGLAGLLFSPRKTI, encoded by the coding sequence ATGCCGCATGGACAGAGCGGCAGAATGAATTATTCGATTTTGATTGCTGTGATTATTCTGGCAGGGCTGAGCCAGGGGATGCTGCTGCCGGTCTTATCTATTCTGCTGGAGCAGGAAGGCGTATCATCCTCGCTGAACGGACTTAATGCGGCTGCGCTGTATGTAGGCTCATTCGCCATGACCCTGATTGCGGAGCGGGTGCTTGGCGCCATCGGCTTCAAGAAGCTGATCGCCGCCGGTCTCGCGCTTGTGCTGGTATCACTGCTGCTGTTCCCGCTTCTTACCGGCGTGAAGATCTGGTTCGTGCTCCGCGTGCTTGTCGGGATCGGCGATTCGGCAGTGAACTACGCCGCGCAGCTCTGGGTGCTGCTCATGACACCGGCGGAGCACCGCGGACGGAACCTGTCGCTCTACGGGATGTCCTACGGACTGGGCTTCAGCCTCGGACCGCTGGGCATCAGCCTGCTGCGGTTCGGACAGTCCGCACCGTTCCTGATTACAGCTCTGCTGTTCGTGATCGTGCTGCTGATTGTCGGCTTCAAGCTGCCTGACTCACGGCCGGAAGCTATGGATCATAGAGAAGGCCAGGCGAGCAGGTTCGGCCGGAGCTACCGGCTTGCTTGGTATGCACTGATTCCGGCGCTGCTATACGGCTATATGGAAGCCAGCCTGAACAGCAGCTTCCCTGTATACGGGCTGCGCACCGGGTTCAGTGCAGACCAGATTGCCGCTCTGCTGCCCTTTGCAGGCATCGGGGGCCTGCTGCTCCAGCTGCCGCTTGGCATATGGAGCGACCGCTTTGGCCGCAAGGCCATTCTGATTGCTGCGGGGACAGGAGGAGGCCTGGCCTTCACGCTGCTTCCGCTTACCGGCGACCATTTCCTGCTCACCCTGCTAGTGCTGATGGTGGCCGGGGGACTTGTCGGCTCCTTTTTCTCGCTAGGATTAAGCTATGCCGCCGATATCCTGCCGCGCAAGCTGCTTCCCGCTGCCAACGTGGTTGCTTCCTTCCATTATAGTTTGGGAAGTATAGCGGGTCCGGGCATCGGCGGGCTGCTGCTGCAATTCGGCTGGGGCGGCAGTGTGTTTGCCGTGATGGGCGGGCTGTATATTGTATTTGGGCTGGCAGGGTTATTGTTCTCGCCACGGAAGACGATATGA
- a CDS encoding phosphonate ABC transporter ATP-binding protein, protein MITVEHLAKAVGEDKTPVLQDIGFQLEPGEFVALLGASGSGKSTLLRCLALREKWDRGNFRVDGQDIMKSPFAGKRKIRREWAYLEQNAELNPNRTALKNVLIGQASQTPLWRMATGMVRSDDYMGAMDQLDLLGLLDKAKLKSGQLSGGERQRVAIARALVHGAKVILADEPVTGLDPKTAENVLETLRNLCKETGLTVLTVLPIELAERYASRLWVLEDGRIKHDVKGRRLTSQERLHL, encoded by the coding sequence ATGATTACAGTTGAACATTTGGCCAAAGCGGTCGGGGAAGATAAAACACCGGTGCTTCAGGATATCGGATTTCAATTAGAACCGGGAGAATTTGTAGCGCTGCTGGGAGCCAGCGGCAGCGGGAAATCAACACTGCTGCGCTGCCTTGCCCTGCGTGAGAAGTGGGACAGAGGGAATTTCAGGGTAGATGGGCAGGATATTATGAAGAGCCCCTTCGCCGGCAAACGTAAAATCCGCCGGGAATGGGCCTATCTGGAGCAGAATGCGGAGCTGAATCCGAACCGCACTGCACTGAAGAATGTACTGATCGGACAGGCCTCCCAGACGCCGCTGTGGCGGATGGCTACAGGCATGGTCCGTTCGGATGATTATATGGGGGCGATGGACCAGCTCGATTTGCTCGGTCTGCTGGACAAGGCTAAGCTGAAGTCCGGCCAGCTCAGCGGCGGTGAACGTCAGCGTGTAGCTATTGCCCGGGCATTGGTTCACGGAGCCAAGGTCATCCTGGCGGATGAGCCGGTGACGGGCCTTGACCCCAAGACTGCGGAGAATGTGCTGGAGACCCTCCGCAATCTGTGCAAGGAGACAGGACTTACCGTGCTTACGGTGCTGCCGATTGAGCTGGCCGAGCGTTATGCCAGCCGTCTGTGGGTACTGGAGGACGGAAGAATTAAGCATGATGTCAAAGGACGCCGGCTGACCTCACAGGAGCGGCTGCATCTGTGA
- a CDS encoding response regulator transcription factor, whose amino-acid sequence MSKVLILEDEESIRSFIVINLKRNGFEVLEAADGNEALHKLTTIHDIDIALLDVMVPGIDGFEVCRRIRETNERLGIIFLTAKVQEQDKVYALSVGADDHVSKPFSPTELIARIQSLLRRVNVHREQSAKVSFQSGPFTLDLISKQFKRSGEAIELTPTEFSLVQFFLEKENTPLSRDSLLDHVWGKEYMGDPKIVDVNIRRLRQKIENNPSEPEYLQTVWGHGYKWKGQVQ is encoded by the coding sequence ATGAGTAAAGTACTGATATTGGAGGATGAAGAATCCATCCGCAGTTTTATTGTCATTAACCTGAAGCGCAATGGCTTTGAGGTGCTGGAGGCGGCAGACGGTAACGAGGCGCTGCACAAGCTGACCACTATACATGATATTGATATCGCACTGCTGGATGTGATGGTGCCCGGCATCGACGGCTTTGAGGTATGCAGACGCATCCGGGAGACCAATGAACGGCTGGGGATTATTTTCTTGACAGCCAAGGTACAGGAGCAGGATAAGGTCTATGCGCTGTCCGTGGGAGCAGATGATCATGTCAGTAAGCCGTTCAGTCCCACTGAGCTGATCGCACGTATCCAGTCGCTGCTGCGCCGGGTCAATGTTCACCGCGAGCAGTCGGCCAAGGTTTCGTTCCAGTCGGGTCCGTTCACATTGGATCTGATCTCCAAGCAGTTCAAGCGGAGCGGGGAAGCCATTGAGCTTACCCCAACAGAGTTCTCGCTGGTGCAGTTTTTCCTGGAGAAGGAGAATACACCGCTCAGCCGTGACTCCTTGCTTGATCATGTCTGGGGCAAGGAATATATGGGGGACCCCAAGATCGTTGACGTCAATATCCGCCGCTTGCGCCAAAAAATCGAGAATAATCCATCGGAGCCTGAATACCTGCAGACGGTGTGGGGACACGGCTATAAATGGAAAGGCCAGGTACAATGA
- a CDS encoding sensor histidine kinase → MIKKGMRRQIVLHYILVVFVALLLVETIFLLSIRTYYYNSIYSKITTHISVAETLVKYEFSGDSSQAQLQKLLRLFNVEFTELEVLTLKGDIITSSTGFQPDRTITTSDVPEAVGGSIGRWVGRQAGTNENVMAVSKMVQITAHDTYVLRYLTSMEGVNSNLLNLTLLSIGIGVAVLTIVLLLSFGLANSIVRPLNNIRAVSAQMAKGKFTTRIKGDYRYEIGELASTLNYMADEIVRSNQIKDDFISSISHELRTPLTSIKGWSETLVSGGYDPEETKLGVGIISRESDRLIGLVEEILDFSKLQQNQMKLSMGQVDIKVLLQETLLNIWAKAEKKRIHLQLECEEAIFIKGDANRLKQVFLNLVDNAVKFSPEDSSIVLSAERLSGTEMAVTVRDSGIGISEAHLSRVRDRFFQVDALNGGTGLGLAISQQIVELHNGKLEMDSELGKGTQVTVILPLDDSQQGNARPGNL, encoded by the coding sequence ATGATTAAGAAGGGGATGCGCAGACAGATCGTACTGCACTATATTCTTGTAGTCTTTGTAGCGCTTCTCCTGGTCGAAACGATCTTCCTGCTGTCGATCCGCACCTATTATTACAACAGTATCTACAGCAAAATCACCACGCATATCAGTGTGGCCGAGACATTGGTGAAATATGAATTTTCAGGAGACAGCTCACAGGCCCAGCTGCAGAAGCTGCTTAGGTTGTTCAATGTGGAGTTTACCGAGCTGGAGGTCCTGACCCTTAAAGGGGATATTATTACCAGCTCAACCGGGTTCCAGCCGGACCGGACGATTACCACCAGTGATGTTCCCGAGGCAGTAGGCGGCAGTATCGGACGTTGGGTGGGGCGCCAGGCCGGAACCAATGAGAATGTCATGGCGGTATCCAAAATGGTGCAGATTACCGCCCATGATACTTATGTCCTGCGCTATCTGACGTCGATGGAAGGTGTGAACAGTAATCTGCTTAACCTTACTTTGCTCTCCATTGGCATCGGGGTGGCAGTCCTCACGATCGTGCTGCTGCTAAGCTTCGGGCTCGCCAACTCGATTGTGCGTCCGCTGAATAATATCAGGGCCGTGTCGGCTCAGATGGCGAAGGGCAAGTTCACAACCCGGATCAAAGGCGATTACCGGTACGAGATCGGCGAACTCGCTTCAACGCTCAACTATATGGCGGACGAGATTGTCCGCAGCAACCAGATTAAGGATGATTTCATCTCCTCGATCTCTCATGAGCTGCGCACTCCGCTGACCAGCATCAAGGGCTGGAGCGAGACGCTGGTTTCCGGAGGCTATGACCCCGAAGAAACCAAGCTTGGGGTCGGAATTATCTCCAGGGAGAGTGACCGGCTGATCGGGCTGGTGGAAGAAATCCTCGACTTCTCGAAGCTGCAACAGAACCAAATGAAGTTATCGATGGGGCAGGTGGATATTAAGGTTCTTCTGCAGGAGACATTGCTTAATATCTGGGCGAAGGCTGAGAAGAAACGGATTCATCTGCAGCTGGAATGCGAGGAGGCGATCTTTATCAAGGGGGATGCCAACCGTCTCAAGCAGGTCTTCCTCAATCTGGTGGATAATGCAGTGAAGTTCTCGCCGGAGGATTCCAGTATCGTGCTGTCGGCAGAGCGTCTATCCGGTACCGAGATGGCAGTCACTGTTCGTGACAGTGGTATTGGCATTAGTGAAGCGCATCTGTCCAGAGTCCGGGACCGCTTCTTCCAGGTCGATGCCCTGAACGGGGGGACAGGCCTCGGGCTGGCGATCTCCCAGCAGATTGTAGAGCTTCATAACGGCAAGCTGGAAATGGACAGCGAGCTGGGTAAGGGTACTCAGGTTACCGTCATTCTGCCGCTGGATGACAGCCAGCAGGGGAACGCCCGTCCCGGTAACCTATAA
- a CDS encoding glucose-1-phosphate adenylyltransferase, translated as MSKKECIAMLLAGGEGRRLAPLTSSMAKPAVPFGGQYRIIDFPLSNCVNSKIDTIGVLTQYEAESLHQHIGEGEPWGLHSRSDRGVRLLPSGIEGRDSYTGTADAIYKNIEYIDSQSPEHVLILSGDHIYHMDYRKMLDYHIAKSAKATISVMEVPWDEASRFGVMNVDEDLKISEFAEKPKAPKSNLASMGIYLFEWSYLKAHLLQDAANAESGHDFGKDVIPSMLDASDELFAYRFEGYWRDVGTVGSLWEAHMDLLQEDGFQLDNSRWPMYSRAPRTKLAAIRPRTQAASADCLIHDTCLLEGSPQRSVIFSGVEIGKQSRIKQSVVMPGARIGRGVLIEHAIIGEGAVIKDGAVIKGSADNIVVVGPHEIVAAKPLVRTQPARLLQEVYEKAGRLRAEGMPS; from the coding sequence ATGAGTAAGAAAGAATGTATCGCCATGCTCCTGGCGGGCGGGGAAGGCCGCAGATTGGCCCCCTTGACTTCCAGCATGGCTAAGCCTGCAGTCCCTTTCGGCGGACAGTACCGGATTATTGATTTTCCCCTCAGCAACTGTGTGAATTCCAAGATTGATACCATCGGAGTACTTACTCAGTACGAAGCAGAATCCTTGCATCAGCATATCGGTGAAGGCGAGCCTTGGGGGCTGCATAGCCGCAGTGACCGGGGTGTAAGGCTGCTCCCTTCAGGGATTGAAGGCAGAGACAGCTATACAGGCACCGCTGATGCTATTTATAAGAATATTGAATATATAGACAGTCAGAGCCCGGAGCATGTACTTATCCTGTCTGGAGATCATATTTACCACATGGACTACCGCAAAATGCTCGATTACCACATCGCCAAATCTGCAAAAGCAACAATTTCGGTTATGGAGGTTCCTTGGGATGAAGCGAGCCGCTTCGGTGTGATGAACGTGGATGAAGATCTCAAGATCTCCGAATTTGCCGAGAAACCAAAAGCTCCGAAGAGTAACCTGGCGTCTATGGGCATCTATCTGTTCGAGTGGTCCTATTTGAAGGCTCATTTACTGCAGGATGCTGCGAATGCGGAGTCTGGTCATGATTTCGGGAAGGATGTTATTCCGTCCATGCTTGATGCAAGCGACGAACTGTTCGCTTACCGCTTCGAAGGCTACTGGAGAGATGTGGGTACCGTTGGCAGCCTCTGGGAAGCTCATATGGATCTGCTTCAAGAGGACGGCTTCCAGCTTGATAACTCCCGCTGGCCGATGTACAGCCGCGCACCACGCACCAAGCTGGCTGCGATCAGACCCCGAACTCAAGCTGCTTCAGCGGATTGCCTGATCCACGACACCTGCCTGCTCGAAGGCAGCCCGCAGCGGTCGGTCATCTTCAGCGGTGTGGAGATCGGCAAACAGAGCAGAATCAAACAAAGCGTGGTAATGCCGGGTGCCCGCATTGGACGCGGTGTGCTGATTGAACATGCTATTATCGGTGAAGGTGCTGTGATCAAGGACGGGGCTGTAATCAAAGGCAGTGCAGACAACATCGTGGTTGTCGGCCCTCATGAGATTGTAGCTGCCAAGCCGCTGGTCCGTACTCAGCCTGCCCGCCTGCTTCAGGAGGTCTATGAAAAGGCCGGCCGCCTGCGCGCGGAAGGAATGCCTTCATAA